A window of the Lepus europaeus isolate LE1 chromosome 5, mLepTim1.pri, whole genome shotgun sequence genome harbors these coding sequences:
- the VAMP3 gene encoding vesicle-associated membrane protein 3, protein MSTGAAAGSSAAAGSRRLQQTQNQVDEVVDIMRVNVDKVLERDQKLSELDDRADALQAGASQFETSAAKLKRKYWWKNCKMWAIGISVLVFIIIIIIVWIVSS, encoded by the exons AT GTCTACAGGTGCAGCTGCAGGTTCGAGCGCTGCTGCCGGCAGCAGAAGACTTCAGCAGACACAGAACCAAGTAGATGAG GTGGTGGACATAATGAGAGTCAACGTGGACAAGGTGTTAGAAAGAGACCAGAAGCTCTCCGAGCTAGATGACCGTGCGGacgcactgcaggctggagcctcTCAGTTTGAAACCAGTGCTGCGAAGTTGAAGAGGAAATATTGGTGGAAGAATTGCAAG ATGTGGGCGATAGGGATCAGCGTTCTggtcttcatcatcatcatcatcattg TGTGGATCGTCAGTTCCTGA